The genome window GGCCTGGGCAGACTCTGGGGCCTGTGACGACGAACGCTTGGGTGGGGCAAGGTCCCTGGGGGCAAGGCTTGCACGCTGGATGCTGTCCTTGTACTTTTGGCGGCCGAGCTCCAAGATAGCCCTCACCTCTTCAGCTATATCCAGCCGGTCACTCTGCTCCAAGGCCCGCACTAGGAGACCCACGGCCCCGGGCTGCCCTGCCTGGCGCTCAGCCCAGGAGAAGAGCATACAACGGATCTGGCCATCCAGGTCGTccctggcagggagagggagaacagtgCGGGAGAGGCCCAGCCTTCACCCCAAGGCTCTCCTCACCATCCTCGGGGCACTGCCTGCTCCCTGGGTGGGCTGTGGCCGGACCCTCCCTTTCCTGCCTGTTCGCCCCGTTTCCTCGCACCCTGGACAGAACTTCACCAGCCTCACGTAGGCCTGGACCCAGGCCTGAGGCCGGTCCGGAGCCGGCATCAGGATACCTAAAGGGACTCACCGGAACTCGTGCCGGATGCGCTGCAGCTCGCGGTAGGGCATGCCCAGGTGCAGGGCCACGGCCGGCCAGTCAGTGCCCAGGCGCCCAGCCACGTTCAGCAGGTTGCTCTGGGTCAGGAAGCCAGTCTCAGCATCACCCAGGTTCAGAGGAGCCAGGGAGAGGCTAGCCCCCCGGCCCTGCTCTGGCCCCTGGGACCCCCGCAGTCTCTGTGAGGAGGAAGGGGTGCAGTGAgttctgccctctgccccctgaCCAGCCCCGGGCTGCCGTGCCGGCCCTGCCCTCCCTCACCCacgctgcccccccaccccaggccacacCGGCAGCTTGATGGGCAGAGTGGCCATCCACAGGGGGTCTGCGCCCTTCCTCTGCCGGGCAGCCGCTGCCTCCTCAGGCACCTCCTCGGACACTGCTCCCCGGTAGAAGGACACCTGGCATTGGGGTGAGGTGGGTTCAGCGTTCTGGCCTCTGCCCAGGCAGCTAGGGGCATCCTGGGCCGCTGACCCACCTGGCCCCTCACAGCCTGAGCCCGCCGATCCAGGGCAGTGGTCACATACACCTCCTTCAGGTTCTTCAAGTGTGAGTAAAACACGAAGCAGATCCTGCCCTCCACACAGTCTGGGCGATCTGGGGGGGCGGGAttggctcagtagggagcctggaGAAAGGACCCCGTCATCCCCTCTGGGCGGGGGGAGCATACCAGCATCCACGTCAATACCCTTCTCGAAGGCAGCAAAGAATTTTTCGCCCTCGAACATCTCCACCGTGTCAGAGGGCTCAGGGCCTCGGTACCGGTCCAGCAGCCGCTGCAGGGTGGCATCCAcctggggggcgggcgggggtggaGCACCCGCTGGAAGGAGCTCGGTGCCCTGCACCTCCATGCAGCCCCCTGCCTGCCCGACTCGGCCCTTCCAGACCCCTGGGTGCCGCGCCTACCTTGCGGCGGGGCAGACACTGGAGCAGGACCTGCTCGGGGTCCCGGCGCCGCTGCAGGGCGATGAGGTTGACCTGGTGCAGCCGCAGGCGCTCCCAGGCCTTCCGAGCCAGGCCCTGCACACAGCTCTTGGTGGTGTGCCAGAGCCAGTACCTGCGAGGGCCCGGGATGAGCGTGGGCGGCACTCGGGTGCGCTGCAGGGTGGGGGCCGAGGAAGCTGGGGCCGGGGGCACTGACCAAGAGAAGTGTGTGACCCGGAAGCGAGCATACAGGTGGGTGATCTCCAGCGCCGCCTGGGCTGTGATGTCATCCCAGGCCGCAGCAGGGGGTGCCCAGTACAGCAGGTGAAGACAAGTGCGATCCAGACTCAGGCCTGGGGATCAAGGGGGCCACAGGCTGGGCCATCCAGGGCAGGGACTCCCCTGCCGAGAGCAGGGAAAGCCACCCCGTGGCTTTGCATGCAGCTaggcaccccccccacacacacacaccctggccaCCTCTCACCTGTGACACCAGGGGGCAGAGGCAGCTGCACGGTGACAGGCTGGAGGAAGCTGGCGGTGCCACGCTGGGAGAGGCACAGCAGGGGGCTGGCCGCCGCCCCGGGCTCCTCAAGGAGGGCTCGAAGCTCTCTGCTGGCCATGTGCACCACCTGGGGCAAGCCGGGCGCCCGGGACACTCACCTTGGTGCTGAGgcaccacccaccacccccagtGGCTGCCCTGCCACACCTGCATGCGGACGCGACGAGGCTCATCGGTGGCACCAGGAGGGAATGTGACTTTGACCCCAGGATGTCCAGAGGAGCACAGCAATGTCCCCTCCGGTGGCACAAGGCAGGTGTTGGATACAGGACGTGAAACCACGAGGAACCAcgagaagtggggcacctggcagTGAGCCCAGAGCCGCTGGGCATGgagggtagggtcagagggaacAGGGTCAGAGGGGAGTCAGGGTCAGGGCAGAGCCACCAGGTGGGCAGATGGGGGAGGCGCTCCCGGGGGGCTGAGTGCTCCTTCCCAGGTAGGCCTGGGGGGCTCCACCTTGGGTGCCTCTTCCTCCAGGTGCGTCTCCAAGTCGCTCCAGCTGTCGTCACTCAGGGTCCTGACCACCACCTCACGGCAGCGCCGGGCCCGGGGGGGCACAAAGAGCAGCCACAGGTCCACCTCCTGCCAGGCCAGGCTGGTGTGAGCACGGGGACCCATGCCCGGGCCCacctgctctgccccctccccgaATGCCCTGGCCGTGCCTGCTGGAAGGCCACCCCGTGGGGCCGCAGCTCCAGGACAGCGCTGAGCAGGGCGTCATGGGGACCCAAGGGGACAAGGCGTGGCTCCGGCAGCCGGAGTCGATAGTGGATGTTGACAGGGTCAGCGGTGGCCCCAGCAGGAAACCTCAGGCGGACCCCACAGGCCAGGGTCACCAAGCAGCCTTGGGGAGTCACCAGGAAGCTGCATGACAGGGTGGGCATCAGGTCAGACAATAGAAGGGCTGTGGCTGGATCAGGCAGCCCGGGGAAACTCCAGAAGACCAGGGGGCACAAGCACAGTGCTCATCATGGACAAGGCAACAAGGCAGAGACGTGCgtctcctgccccctcctcctccccgcacGCACCTGTCCAAGTCTGAGTTCAGGAACAGTCTGGGCATTTCGCAGGTCACAGGCGTCTCTGGGCAGGACAGGCAAGCTGTTAGGAGATCTCTGGTATCTGCGCCCTGGCCTGTCTGTGGGCTGACCCTTCCCAGCAACAGGCCTACCTGGGGCACTGTGGGAGGCAGGTAGAGCCTTGCCCAGGGGGTTCCCCTGAAGGCGCGCAAAGGGGGCGTCCAGTAGCTCGGGAGGCACGTCCCGAAGCTGGTTGTCCCTCAGATCCAGCCGGGCAAGCAGCGGGAGGTGGGCCAGGCCAGAGGGCACTGAGGTCAGGAGATTGCTGTGCAAAATAAGGAACCGCAAGGACCGCAGCcccactgggggcagggggcagctgAGGGCGGGCGGAGGACCCTCGGGGCCACCCCCCGCCCTGGCCAGGGAGGGACGGCAAACAAGGCCACCAAAGAGGACTGAAGGCTCCAGAGTGGGCCAAGCCGGTGTGCGCAGGGGCCCCCATGGAGGACAAGAGGGGAAACCAGGGAGCGGCAGAAGGGCGCTCCCCGTCAGGCCCAGGGAGCCGGGAGGAGCAGGACTCCGACTTACCAAGGGAGATTGGCAGGCCTTGCAGCCGGTTGGAAGCCAGATTGAGCTCGGTGAGGCTGCTCAGGTCTCCAATCTCTGGGGGCAGGATGTCTAGAAGGTTCTCTGAGAGATCAAGGCGCTGCAGGGCGGACAGGGATCCCAGCGCTGGGGGCAGCGCTCGCAGGCAGTTGTGGCtcacagagaggaaggagagggaaggaagagctcCAAGGGAATCCGGGAGCTCTGAGAGGCGATTGTAAGACAGCAGGAGGGTGCTCAGGCCACGCATGTGCGGGACACAGGCCGGCAGGGTCTCCAGGCTATTGAAGCTCAGATCTAGGTGGGCCAAGCGGGCCAAGCCACTCAGGCCGGCGGGCAGTGTGGTGAGGAAGCCCCGGGAGCAAGCCCCCAGCACGTCCTGCTGTTGTCCACCTAGAGAGGGGGGAATGCAGAAGTGGCCCTCTGAGTCAGACTGCAGGGAAGCCCAGATCTTGACCCCAACCCCAGTCGGAGAGGGACAGATGCAGACACCAGCAGAGGCAGGGACACAGGCACAGACCCCGCAGGCTCATTTCAGCAGACAGCTATCGCCCATGACCTGCCCCAGGAAGCGTACCCAAACTGGGGTCTGCTGGGAGACCCCACTGGGCAGCTGCAGCCTCCAGGAGCCAGGGCTCAGCCAGGTTCACCTTGTTGTGGGGGGGCAGGTTTGGGAGAGGGCTAGGACCCGGTGGGGCTCACCTCTGAGGACCAGGGAGCGAAGGTGCTGCAGGTTGGCCGGCACCTGGGCCAGGGTGGCCTCCAGCAGCCGAGGGTCCTCGTGGCCACTCAGTTGCAAGAACTCCACTTCCAGCAGCCGCGGGGCCCGCTGGGCACACAGCTGTGACAGCCGGTGGcagccccgggggtacaggtgCAGGTTCAACCGGTTCCCAAGCAGGAGATGGGGGTCCCCAGGCTCGCCATCCACAACATCCGCAACCTCTCCCACAGCATCTTCTGGAGCAGCTGCCTCGGGCTCCAGCCGCTCCGCCTCTGCAGCCATAGCCCACAGGCTGTCCTCGGGGGCCAGACATGTCCCAGCCTGCCAGACAGGCCTGCTCAGGCACAGCCTGGGGGGGCTGAGGAgtcagggggaggagggggaggcagtggggacaGGCCCTCCTCCTACTCAGGCGTGTGGGGAttctggctggggtggggggagtcttgAGCTGGGCCAACGGGtccacagagcccagagcctcAGCTGGACAGATGAGAGTTGCaacagggctggggaaggagaaggcCAGGACCGGGAGGGGGCCGGCAGGAAGACCGTGTGCAGAGGAGCCTGGAGAACCTgattggagggagggggagagatgaAGCTTCACATCCTACTTGTGAAAATGTGAACAAGAGACTCCCAGAGCGGTGAGGCCATTCTGGCTGTgcagcccctccctgcttcctctggGCATAAGCTTTGGGGTCCAGCCCCACCACCATCCTTCACACCCACCAGCTTTGACCAGAGGTGAAGGACTCTTATCGACCACGTGGGGGCAGTGGCCCGGACAAGGAAAGGGGTGATTGTGTCCGTCTGTGTCAGAtaagggaatggggggggggggggctggagtgTGAGGCACCCCGCGTTTGGAGTCCTCGCGATGGGACCCCCACTTCCTGACCGCTGGAGGAGGGTTCTCTCACGCTTCCTGTTCGCACCTAGGTCTGCTGATGAGGGCAGTGGTCAGCACATTCCAGGCTCCGACGGCTTGGGAGCCGGTCCTGGCCGGGAGAGCACCCCGCAAGCCGGCCGTCCCCACCGCCCGCTCCGCCCTGCGCGTACCTGTGCTCGACCCTGGGCGCCGTCCCGGGTGCGCGCCcagctcgggggtgggggggtgtccgTCGGCGCGTTCCGCAGAGGACCGGGACTCGGGGTCCCGCCCGGTCAGGACGCCCCTTGTTCCGGGCTGGGACCGTAGGCGAAAGGGCTCAGAGTCCGTCCCCGCCCGCCTACCCTCGGCCTGCCCGCAGCCCTGGAGACGCGGCCGCGGACCCCAACCGCCACCCGCCAGCCCGGCCGCGCTCCGCTTCCTGTTGGTCTGTCTGGGTCCGGCCTCCCTCTCCCGCTGGGAAGGCCCGCGCCGCGCGCGCCAAACCCGCCCTTTCAGAGATTCCCGGCCCTCGGGCCCGCCCTTCTCCGGAGCTGAGCGTTGCGGCCCAGGGCGCAGGTTAAAGGGAGCTGGTGCAATCTCCGGACGGAGGATGGCTTTAGGGGCTGAGCGGCACGAACTGTGCCCCTGCCCAGCCGGCCTCAagggcctcctccaggaagccttcctgggcCTTGTTGGGAGCCCTGGTCCCAACTCCTGTGATCCTGCTTTCCTGACAATCACTTTGGCCCAAGTGCCCCGCAGTGGGCTTCACCACACGTTGACTCCTTCCGTCTTTGCGTCtcacagggaaggaggaggaggctctGACAGGTCAGAATTTGCCGGAGATCACATAACTGGAAAGGGCCAAGACCAAGGACCTCAAACTAGGTCTCTCAAGGGAGCCTATCCCACCTGCGCTCAGGCACTCTGCCCCAGATTAATCACGGGCACCCTCTTCTCCTCCAGCTCCCCCGCGGCCACCGGCCCTCCCACCAGGATGGGCAGTTCTGCCAGTCCTCCGTTTTCCCCAGCTCCTGTCACACATTCAGTTTCTAAGTTGCTgcaagaagacttttttttaaaaacagattttatttatttatccatcagagagatagagagagacagcacaaccagggggagcagcaggcagaggcagaggcagaagtctccccgcccagcaaggagtctgatgcaggactccatctcaggacccggggatcatgaccccggccaaaagcagaggcttaacccactgagccacccaggcgccccgtgtttgccagaagatttaagaaaaacaatcacaagaatattactcagctttaaaagggaaggaaattcgGATACACGCTGGCGGGTGAAGGAACCTTGGGCACCCTGCGCTGAATTAAGTCAGATCCCGAGGGATAAATACTGCACGCTTCCACCCGAGGCCACCAGAGGAGTCAACCTGCCTTGAGACGAAAATTAAACTGGTGGGTGCCGGGGGCtgcaggagggaagagggagttCTTCAGGGCGCACCTGGGGACGAGGGAAAGCGGTCTGCAGGTGGAGGCTGGTGACGGCTGCTCGGGGGAAGCCCCCGGTGGGCTGACCTGCACGCAGGGCGCTCAGCCTGCGGCAGGACAGCACCCCGAGCACACGACCCCTCCCTGCGCACGGCAGCAGCACCCCACCCCTGCCGGGAGGGTTTCCACTCTGCCCCAAGTGTGAGACCTTGAGCAGAAGCTCTCCGCGCCGCGTCCACTACAAAATGGGGGCGATGACGGCGACACCCCCAGGAAGGGGGCGGCCTGCACGAGCACCCCAGTGCTCGGTGCGCGACCCCCGCAGCTTCCCAGCTAGTGACAGCCCCCCTCGGGCCGCCATCGGCAGCCGCCGCGGGGCCCCACCCTTCTGCCGGGTGCTCGCCGCACATCTTCCCTCCGGGGGTCGGTCGGCCCGGGTCGGCCTCGGTTGTCCACTTTCGGGTGTCCTCGCTCTGGAACCCGTGCTGCGAGGTAGCAGGGCCGGGCCTGCTCGCCCCCCGCGCGGAAGCCTGCCGCGGGCTCCCGGGCACCGAGCAAGAATGTGTGGCACCCGCTGGCGTCGGCCGCGCGGAGGTCAGTTCGGAGCCCGCGCGACCCCGCAGGGGAGCAGCCGTCGGGCCCAGGCCGCGCCGCTCCGCACCTCCCGGCTGCGCACGGCCCGGTCCCCGCGGACCCCGCCGGCGGCCAGCCGGGAGGGCCGGCCACGTGCACCCGCACAGGCGGCGCGCCCGCACTTCCGGCAGCAGTGCATCCTGGGGCTTGGAGTTCGCGGGCGGAGGCGGCCAGACAGCGCGGCGCGAAGGCTCCAGTCCCCGCGGCCGGGGCGCCGCGTGACGTCACTCGGAGGCGCCCGCTCGGCGCGGCGCGCGTGTCCCGGGGGCTTCTGGGTACTGGAttacccccgccccccacgccgGCGCCTTCCTTTCCGTCCCTGACGCCGCCGAGGTCGCACGCGTGAGGCCTCTCCCCGCCGAGTCAGTGGGCGGCTGGGCCGGGGCACGGGCCGGcctggggggctgtggggggccgcgggaggcaggcgggggcggggcgccggCCGGGGCTTGGCGGGAGGCGGCGGCCGGAGCGCGCGCGGCCGGGGTCGCGGCCGGGGTcgcggccggggccggggccggggccggggcgggagGCCTCCGGGTAAGGCCGCCTGTGCTCTCCTTCCGCGTCAGGATGCGCTACGTCGCCTCCTACCTGCTGGCCGCCCTCGGGGGCAACGCCTCCCCCAGCGCCAAGGACATCAAGAAGATCCTGGACAGCGTGGGCATCGAGGCGGATGACGACCGGCTCAACAAGGTAGCCGCGCCGCTCGGCTCCGGCGTCCCCGCCGCGGGCCTGCCCCGGGGGAAGCGCAGCCGGGGGTGGCCGCGTGCGCGCGGGGTCCCGAGGCGGGGTCCGGCCTGCTTCGGGGCGAGCTAGGGCGCCGGCCTTACGGACTCCCTCCGCGAGGGGGGTGAAGTCCAGCTGCTCCGCTGTCCCGTCGCGGGGAGTCGCGGGCGTGCCCGGCTCCCCCTTGCAGCGCGTCTTCGGAGAAGCCACGTGCGGGGGGAACCTCCGCGCCGGACCGGCGGGCCGGCAGGCTTCGGGGCGTCTTCGCCCGGCGCGCCCCTGCGGCCAGCCCCGCCCCGGCCGGAGAAGGCGCCGTGAAGGCAGGCGGCGTGGAAGGGAGTCTCCGGTAACGGCCGGTTGTGGTCATTGTAGGTCATCAGTGAGCTGAACGGGAAGAACCTGGAAGACGTCATCGCCCAGGGTGAGAGCGCCTGCGGCCGGCTTTCGTTGTCAGGGTCCATCCTCATGCCCGCGGGCCCGCCCGTGGCCGGCCGGGTTTCGCTTGTGGACCAGAGTACCCCAGAAGCGCCGCCAAGAGGCGGCCCGCTTCCCTGGGCCTGCGCCGGGGGCGCTTCTGCACAGCCCTGGCGGCGGGGCGGCGCggctgggtgggggggcggcgcggctgggtgggggggcggcgcggcggggggggggggcggcgtgTGCTCTCCGGGAGGGGCTGCTGCCTGGGGTGACCACGGGCCCTGCCCCCCTGTGCTGGAGACAGGGCTGAGCCGACGGGAGAGTGTGGAGGCTGTACCGTTGGGACGACCGCGTCCCCGGGGGCAGCCCTGTCTGAGCTCCCGGAGGAGGATCTGGACGGGCCCACAGACGCCGTTCCTGCCGGGTTGAAACCGTGGTGGGGTGCTGTGGCTCAGTGTTTGGGGGGCATTCACGGAAGCCGAGTTTCCACATGGGGAACGGGAAGGGGCCAGGGGTGTTGGGAGAACAGAGGAGCTGGTGACTCCGGCGCTTGGCGAGGGGCCCTCATACACTCCACAGACTGTCGCGAGGAGCCCGCAGGCCGAGCGCCTGCTCTGCTCTTACCTTCCCTGATTTCCGTAGGGATCGGCAAGCTGGCCAGTGTTCCTGCTGGTGGGGCCGTTGCCGTCTCTGCCGCCCCAGGATCTGCCGCTCCGGCTGCTGGCGCCGCCCCTGCCGCGGGTGAGTGGAGGACCGGGTGGGGTCTCCACTGGGATTCCGCCTGGCACTGCGGGCCTTGCTCACTGCCCCCCTTCTGCCCACagctgaggaaaagaaagacGAGAAGAAGGAGGAGTCGGAGGAGTCGGATGACGACATGGGGTTCGGCTTGTTCGATTAGGTTCCTGTTCACCCCCATCCGCTGGCAAATAAAACCCTTTTTGTGTATCCGTGGAGTGGCTTGGGAGCGTTTTGTCAGAGTGTGGCCTTGGTGCAGGGCGGGTGGGTGGGCTTTCATGGCAGGAGAAACCAGAGCTTCCCCTGCTGAGGTGGAGTCCCTGCAGAGGAGAAGCTCGTGTGGAATGAGTACCTGGGAGGGGGACATGCGCCTTCTCGGGCACAGTCCTGGCTACTGAGGACAGCCAGGGCCTTCCCAGAGTGAAGCTTTCAGGGGGACATcctagaaaacttaaaataacagCCCTGGGTGGTCACTGCCCCAAGGTGGCTCTGGCTGGTGGAGGCCAGCAGTTCCCCCGGGACTGGTGACAGCATTCTTCAGTTAGTCGAGAGGagggcagggtggtggtggtgcccGTGGGATCCTGAGGTTTTCCTGCAGGGCTGGGTCCAGTTCGTGTTCGAGCTCTGCTTTAATCTTTGAGCTGCTCAGTCCCATAGGTCCTCTGAGTAACCCAGCCATCTGGTGGCCGGGGCCGATGTGGAAGTGGCTTGTAGGGAGTGATGTTGGGCCACATGGCCATGAACTCCTTCCAGGGCAGGCCTGCCAGGGCCTCTGCTGCCCAACTCTGGCCAGAATGGGGGACAGAGTTCCTCCCGCTGCCCATCCAGCCACCATCCTGGGCCTTGGGTCCTCTGCCCAGCAATGCCAGCCCACTCAGGAGACCCTGCTTCCCACAGTGGAACTTTTGGGCCGGCATGTGGTGTGTGCCTCAGCTCTGAGAAAGGACCTGCCGCTGGTGAGCTGTTCTGCAGGGCGAGAGCACAGCACAAGTGTAACCAGGGAtagctggggggtggagggtctCCCTTGGGTAGGGGGCCAAAACCTGGGGAAGGGGGCCTGCGGCGCAGGCGTGTGCGTGGGATGTGGGAAAGAAGCCCCGAGATCCTCTGGTGGGTGGGACACGGGCCCAGAGGGACAGAGGGTGGGACACGGgcccagagggagaagggagcgtCATTGCCAGGTTCTCAGCAACACGAGCTGCAAGACACTGAcgaggggggtgtggggggtgtggaTGCCCAAGGACACAGGTGGCCAGAGGATAGGGCTCCAGGTTCAGCTAGAGGGCTCCCGGAGGAGAGGACCCTGAGCCCACGGGCAGACCTTGAAGTGAAAGGGCCCTGTGTGGTCAGAGGGCGGCAAGGGAAGGGGAGCACCCGCCGGAATGATTACTCAGCAGACACCAGGGCTGCTTGTCCACActggctgggagaaggggaggccCACCTCCCGCCCCCAGCCAGGCTTCCTGGAAGT of Mustela nigripes isolate SB6536 chromosome 1, MUSNIG.SB6536, whole genome shotgun sequence contains these proteins:
- the PIDD1 gene encoding p53-induced death domain-containing protein 1 isoform X3, translating into MAAEAERLEPEAAAPEDAVGEVADVVDGEPGDPHLLLGNRLNLHLYPRGCHRLSQLCAQRAPRLLEVEFLQLSGHEDPRLLEATLAQVPANLQHLRSLVLRGGQQQDVLGACSRGFLTTLPAGLSGLARLAHLDLSFNSLETLPACVPHMRGLSTLLLSYNRLSELPDSLGALPSLSFLSVSHNCLRALPPALGSLSALQRLDLSENLLDILPPEIGDLSSLTELNLASNRLQGLPISLVGLRSLRFLILHSNLLTSVPSGLAHLPLLARLDLRDNQLRDVPPELLDAPFARLQGNPLGKALPASHSAPETPVTCEMPRLFLNSDLDSFLVTPQGCLVTLACGVRLRFPAGATADPVNIHYRLRLPEPRLVPLGPHDALLSAVLELRPHGVAFQQEVDLWLLFVPPRARRCREVVVRTLSDDSWSDLETHLEEEAPKRLWAHCQVPHFSWFLVVSRPVSNTCLVPPEGTLLCSSGHPGVKVTFPPGATDEPRRVRMQVVHMASRELRALLEEPGAAASPLLCLSQRGTASFLQPVTVQLPLPPGVTGLSLDRTCLHLLYWAPPAAAWDDITAQAALEITHLYARFRVTHFSWYWLWHTTKSCVQGLARKAWERLRLHQVNLIALQRRRDPEQVLLQCLPRRKVDATLQRLLDRYRGPEPSDTVEMFEGEKFFAAFEKGIDVDADRPDCVEGRICFVFYSHLKNLKEVYVTTALDRRAQAVRGQVSFYRGAVSEEVPEEAAAARQRKGADPLWMATLPIKLPRLRGSQGPEQGRGASLSLAPLNLGDAETGFLTQSNLLNVAGRLGTDWPAVALHLGMPYRELQRIRHEFRDDLDGQIRCMLFSWAERQAGQPGAVGLLVRALEQSDRLDIAEEVRAILELGRQKYKDSIQRASLAPRDLAPPKRSSSQAPESAQA
- the PIDD1 gene encoding p53-induced death domain-containing protein 1 isoform X1, with protein sequence MAAEAERLEPEAAAPEDAVGEVADVVDGEPGDPHLLLGNRLNLHLYPRGCHRLSQLCAQRAPRLLEVEFLQLSGHEDPRLLEATLAQVPANLQHLRSLVLRGGQQQDVLGACSRGFLTTLPAGLSGLARLAHLDLSFNSLETLPACVPHMRGLSTLLLSYNRLSELPDSLGALPSLSFLSVSHNCLRALPPALGSLSALQRLDLSENLLDILPPEIGDLSSLTELNLASNRLQGLPISLVGLRSLRFLILHSNLLTSVPSGLAHLPLLARLDLRDNQLRDVPPELLDAPFARLQGNPLGKALPASHSAPETPVTCEMPRLFLNSDLDSFLVTPQGCLVTLACGVRLRFPAGATADPVNIHYRLRLPEPRLVPLGPHDALLSAVLELRPHGVAFQQEVDLWLLFVPPRARRCREVVVRTLSDDSWSDLETHLEEEAPKRLWAHCQVPHFSWFLVVSRPVSNTCLVPPEGTLLCSSGHPGVKVTFPPGATDEPRRVRMQVVHMASRELRALLEEPGAAASPLLCLSQRGTASFLQPVTVQLPLPPGVTGLSLDRTCLHLLYWAPPAAAWDDITAQAALEITHLYARFRVTHFSWSVPPAPASSAPTLQRTRVPPTLIPGPRRYWLWHTTKSCVQGLARKAWERLRLHQVNLIALQRRRDPEQVLLQCLPRRKVDATLQRLLDRYRGPEPSDTVEMFEGEKFFAAFEKGIDVDADRPDCVEGRICFVFYSHLKNLKEVYVTTALDRRAQAVRGQVSFYRGAVSEEVPEEAAAARQRKGADPLWMATLPIKLPRLRGSQGPEQGRGASLSLAPLNLGDAETGFLTQSNLLNVAGRLGTDWPAVALHLGMPYRELQRIRHEFRDDLDGQIRCMLFSWAERQAGQPGAVGLLVRALEQSDRLDIAEEVRAILELGRQKYKDSIQRASLAPRDLAPPKRSSSQAPESAQA
- the PIDD1 gene encoding p53-induced death domain-containing protein 1 isoform X2, with product MAAEAERLEPEAAAPEDAVGEVADVVDGEPGDPHLLLGNRLNLHLYPRGCHRLSQLCAQRAPRLLEVEFLQLSGHEDPRLLEATLAQVPANLQHLRSLVLRGGQQQDVLGACSRGFLTTLPAGLSGLARLAHLDLSFNSLETLPACVPHMRGLSTLLLSYNRLSELPDSLGALPSLSFLSVSHNCLRALPPALGSLSALQRLDLSENLLDILPPEIGDLSSLTELNLASNRLQGLPISLVPSGLAHLPLLARLDLRDNQLRDVPPELLDAPFARLQGNPLGKALPASHSAPETPVTCEMPRLFLNSDLDSFLVTPQGCLVTLACGVRLRFPAGATADPVNIHYRLRLPEPRLVPLGPHDALLSAVLELRPHGVAFQQEVDLWLLFVPPRARRCREVVVRTLSDDSWSDLETHLEEEAPKRLWAHCQVPHFSWFLVVSRPVSNTCLVPPEGTLLCSSGHPGVKVTFPPGATDEPRRVRMQVVHMASRELRALLEEPGAAASPLLCLSQRGTASFLQPVTVQLPLPPGVTGLSLDRTCLHLLYWAPPAAAWDDITAQAALEITHLYARFRVTHFSWSVPPAPASSAPTLQRTRVPPTLIPGPRRYWLWHTTKSCVQGLARKAWERLRLHQVNLIALQRRRDPEQVLLQCLPRRKVDATLQRLLDRYRGPEPSDTVEMFEGEKFFAAFEKGIDVDADRPDCVEGRICFVFYSHLKNLKEVYVTTALDRRAQAVRGQVSFYRGAVSEEVPEEAAAARQRKGADPLWMATLPIKLPRLRGSQGPEQGRGASLSLAPLNLGDAETGFLTQSNLLNVAGRLGTDWPAVALHLGMPYRELQRIRHEFRDDLDGQIRCMLFSWAERQAGQPGAVGLLVRALEQSDRLDIAEEVRAILELGRQKYKDSIQRASLAPRDLAPPKRSSSQAPESAQA
- the RPLP2 gene encoding large ribosomal subunit protein P2, with the translated sequence MRYVASYLLAALGGNASPSAKDIKKILDSVGIEADDDRLNKVISELNGKNLEDVIAQGIGKLASVPAGGAVAVSAAPGSAAPAAGAAPAAAEEKKDEKKEESEESDDDMGFGLFD